The following are encoded together in the Triticum dicoccoides isolate Atlit2015 ecotype Zavitan chromosome 6B, WEW_v2.0, whole genome shotgun sequence genome:
- the LOC119323634 gene encoding actin cytoskeleton-regulatory complex protein PAN1-like isoform X2 — MEAGQDPEAEDENPGLQELFRHYDDLYFRGALAGAGFSVERAAPRAKTISSFGYCSLGGLSKITLYKPMPRYRTNADLKNALLHLMIHGIVFVKRGLTSLGHGPAFRDWMDAINTSSVEDYARPTGGYCITTTHDFSQEKSCNMQGFLWKCDECGNTLVRAKGLGPPSDSCCIENVSEHPTCRNKLCHWHNHKKACRGKYVVTKPAVTPGQKMAPKGTTKMSKSQQGAVQQSDSDEVQENSSLKKARKRNIPEDFQKAIVVSAAPRRKQKQELVAWAMREHLLSNNVKSLGSSTSKKGDDSQKAIVLSAAPRSRRLKRKQSSVTSEEHGLFSPGRSCNNANSPRSNTSRKDVQRFSVQPSASQKKPKLGQGLAALEKHISRPAATQSTVKQPAKSSSSMKTRRQHRPEDSPMITVQPAAPLTRSKRKQSNRAAPARQAARSEARGSAKEKEYVCFSLWLNFYESECSSGSAEPLVNKRTVQRRRDRERLVQRAAHSRSMEARPDEEVSSGQTEPPPLHLEVIAIDDEVMAEAPSMDVLAPPADQVLAEDPGAGGQSQPPAPSMNVVIPPADHGGRPDPSSSVDIAAAAPADQVMAQAHADQSQPPAPCSIAADQVVPVPPRSADPPGLTPPNPTSWPAVIDISDDDDD; from the exons atggaggcggGGCAGGATCCGGAGGCCGAGGACGAGAACCCGGGCTTGCAGGAGCTGTTCCGGCACTACGACGACCTCTACTTCCGCGGCGCGCTCGCCGGCGCCGGCTTCTCCGTCGAGCGGGCCGCCCCGCGCGCCAAGACGATCAG TTCTTTCGGATACTGTTCCCTTGGAGGCCTGAGCAAAATAACACTCTACAAGCCAATGCCGCGATATCGCACAAATGCCGATCTGAAGAACGCCCTGCTGCATCTCATGATTCATGGAATCGTATTCGTAAAGCGTGGTCTGACGAGCCTCGG CCATGGTCCTGCTTTCCGTGATTGGATGGATGCTATCAACACTAGCTCCGTCGAGGATTACGCG AGACCAACAGGTGGCTACTGTATCACCACCACCCATGATTTCAGTCAGGAAAAATCCTGCAACATGCAGGGTTTTTTGTGGAAG TGTGACGAGTGTGGCAATACACTTGTGAGGGCCAAGGGCCTGGGACCTCCATCTGATTCCTGCTGTATCGAGAATGTTAGCGAACATCCAACCTGTCGCAACAAGCTTTGCCACTGGCACAA CCACAAGAAGGCTTGTCGTGGTAAATACGTGGTGACCAAACCAGCAGTGACACCAGGACAAAAGATGGCTCCAAAAG GTACAACCAAAATGTCCAAGTCACAACAAGGAGCTGTACAGCAATCAGATTCAGATGAAGTGCAAGAGAATAGCTCCCTGAAGAAGGCACGCAAGAGAAATATACCTGAAGACTTTCAGAAAGCAATTGTTGTGTCGGCCGCCCCTCGGAGAAAGCAGAAGCAAGAGCTTGTCGCATGGGCGATGCGCGAGCATTTGCTTAGCAACAACGTAAAGTCACTGGGCAGTAGCACCTCAAAGAAGGGGGATGACTCTCAGAAGGCAATTGTTCTCTCTGCTGCCCCTCGGAGCAGACGGCTGAAACGGAAGCAATCATCGGTTACGTCGGAGGAGCACGGGCTTTTCTCTCCGGGGAGGAGTTGCAACAATGCAAACTCGCCGAGAAGCAACacctccaggaaggacgttcagagATTCAGTGTGCAGCCTTCTGCATCTCAGAAGAAACCGAAGCTAGGGCAAGGCCTGGCCGCGTTGGAGAAGCACATTTCCCGGCCTGCTGCCACTCAAAGCACGGTCAAGCAGCCGGCCAAATCCAGCTCCTCGATGAAGACACGGAGGCAGCATCGGCCTGAAGACTCTCCGATGATAACCGTTCAGCCTGCCGCCCCTCTGACCCGGAGCAAACGGAAGCAATCGAACCGGGctgcgccggcgaggcaggcggcgagAAGCGAAGCTAGGGGCTCTGCCAAGGAGAAAGAGTACGTTTGCTTCAGCCTGTGGCTGAACTTCTATGAATCAGAGTGCTCCAGTGGATCGGCCGAGCCGCTCGTGAACAAGAGAACGGTGCAGAGGAGAAGGGACAGGGAACGCTTGGTTCAGAGAGCAGCACATTCACGCTCCATGGAGGCCCGGCCGGATGAGGAGGTCTCGTCTGGACAAACCGAGCCACCGCCTCTACACTTGGAGGTCATTGCTATCGATGACGAGGTGATGGCTGAAGCTCCATCAATGGATGTTCTTGCTCCTCCCGCTGATCAGGTGCTGGCTGAAGACCCTGGAGCTGGAGGTCAGTCCCAGCCACCAGCTCCATCCATGAACGTTGTCATCCCTCCCGCGGACCATGGAGGCCGACCTGATCCATCTTCAAGCGTGGacattgctgctgctgctcctgctgACCAGGTGATGGCTCAGGCCCATGCAGATCAGTCACAGCCACCAGCTCCGTGCTCCATCGCCGCTGATCAGGTGGTTCCAGTTCCACCTCGTTCGGCTGACCCGCCTGGTCTAACACCTCCAAATCCAACAAGTTGGCCTGCCGTGATAGACATCTCTGACGATGATGATGACTGA
- the LOC119323634 gene encoding actin cytoskeleton-regulatory complex protein PAN1-like isoform X1, whose translation MEAGQDPEAEDENPGLQELFRHYDDLYFRGALAGAGFSVERAAPRAKTISSFGYCSLGGLSKITLYKPMPRYRTNADLKNALLHLMIHGIVFVKRGLTSLGFRVHSCSHGPAFRDWMDAINTSSVEDYARPTGGYCITTTHDFSQEKSCNMQGFLWKCDECGNTLVRAKGLGPPSDSCCIENVSEHPTCRNKLCHWHNHKKACRGKYVVTKPAVTPGQKMAPKGTTKMSKSQQGAVQQSDSDEVQENSSLKKARKRNIPEDFQKAIVVSAAPRRKQKQELVAWAMREHLLSNNVKSLGSSTSKKGDDSQKAIVLSAAPRSRRLKRKQSSVTSEEHGLFSPGRSCNNANSPRSNTSRKDVQRFSVQPSASQKKPKLGQGLAALEKHISRPAATQSTVKQPAKSSSSMKTRRQHRPEDSPMITVQPAAPLTRSKRKQSNRAAPARQAARSEARGSAKEKEYVCFSLWLNFYESECSSGSAEPLVNKRTVQRRRDRERLVQRAAHSRSMEARPDEEVSSGQTEPPPLHLEVIAIDDEVMAEAPSMDVLAPPADQVLAEDPGAGGQSQPPAPSMNVVIPPADHGGRPDPSSSVDIAAAAPADQVMAQAHADQSQPPAPCSIAADQVVPVPPRSADPPGLTPPNPTSWPAVIDISDDDDD comes from the exons atggaggcggGGCAGGATCCGGAGGCCGAGGACGAGAACCCGGGCTTGCAGGAGCTGTTCCGGCACTACGACGACCTCTACTTCCGCGGCGCGCTCGCCGGCGCCGGCTTCTCCGTCGAGCGGGCCGCCCCGCGCGCCAAGACGATCAG TTCTTTCGGATACTGTTCCCTTGGAGGCCTGAGCAAAATAACACTCTACAAGCCAATGCCGCGATATCGCACAAATGCCGATCTGAAGAACGCCCTGCTGCATCTCATGATTCATGGAATCGTATTCGTAAAGCGTGGTCTGACGAGCCTCGG TTTTCGTGTGCATTCATGCAGCCATGGTCCTGCTTTCCGTGATTGGATGGATGCTATCAACACTAGCTCCGTCGAGGATTACGCG AGACCAACAGGTGGCTACTGTATCACCACCACCCATGATTTCAGTCAGGAAAAATCCTGCAACATGCAGGGTTTTTTGTGGAAG TGTGACGAGTGTGGCAATACACTTGTGAGGGCCAAGGGCCTGGGACCTCCATCTGATTCCTGCTGTATCGAGAATGTTAGCGAACATCCAACCTGTCGCAACAAGCTTTGCCACTGGCACAA CCACAAGAAGGCTTGTCGTGGTAAATACGTGGTGACCAAACCAGCAGTGACACCAGGACAAAAGATGGCTCCAAAAG GTACAACCAAAATGTCCAAGTCACAACAAGGAGCTGTACAGCAATCAGATTCAGATGAAGTGCAAGAGAATAGCTCCCTGAAGAAGGCACGCAAGAGAAATATACCTGAAGACTTTCAGAAAGCAATTGTTGTGTCGGCCGCCCCTCGGAGAAAGCAGAAGCAAGAGCTTGTCGCATGGGCGATGCGCGAGCATTTGCTTAGCAACAACGTAAAGTCACTGGGCAGTAGCACCTCAAAGAAGGGGGATGACTCTCAGAAGGCAATTGTTCTCTCTGCTGCCCCTCGGAGCAGACGGCTGAAACGGAAGCAATCATCGGTTACGTCGGAGGAGCACGGGCTTTTCTCTCCGGGGAGGAGTTGCAACAATGCAAACTCGCCGAGAAGCAACacctccaggaaggacgttcagagATTCAGTGTGCAGCCTTCTGCATCTCAGAAGAAACCGAAGCTAGGGCAAGGCCTGGCCGCGTTGGAGAAGCACATTTCCCGGCCTGCTGCCACTCAAAGCACGGTCAAGCAGCCGGCCAAATCCAGCTCCTCGATGAAGACACGGAGGCAGCATCGGCCTGAAGACTCTCCGATGATAACCGTTCAGCCTGCCGCCCCTCTGACCCGGAGCAAACGGAAGCAATCGAACCGGGctgcgccggcgaggcaggcggcgagAAGCGAAGCTAGGGGCTCTGCCAAGGAGAAAGAGTACGTTTGCTTCAGCCTGTGGCTGAACTTCTATGAATCAGAGTGCTCCAGTGGATCGGCCGAGCCGCTCGTGAACAAGAGAACGGTGCAGAGGAGAAGGGACAGGGAACGCTTGGTTCAGAGAGCAGCACATTCACGCTCCATGGAGGCCCGGCCGGATGAGGAGGTCTCGTCTGGACAAACCGAGCCACCGCCTCTACACTTGGAGGTCATTGCTATCGATGACGAGGTGATGGCTGAAGCTCCATCAATGGATGTTCTTGCTCCTCCCGCTGATCAGGTGCTGGCTGAAGACCCTGGAGCTGGAGGTCAGTCCCAGCCACCAGCTCCATCCATGAACGTTGTCATCCCTCCCGCGGACCATGGAGGCCGACCTGATCCATCTTCAAGCGTGGacattgctgctgctgctcctgctgACCAGGTGATGGCTCAGGCCCATGCAGATCAGTCACAGCCACCAGCTCCGTGCTCCATCGCCGCTGATCAGGTGGTTCCAGTTCCACCTCGTTCGGCTGACCCGCCTGGTCTAACACCTCCAAATCCAACAAGTTGGCCTGCCGTGATAGACATCTCTGACGATGATGATGACTGA